CGTTGGTTTGGGCGAACCGGTGTTTGATAAACTCGAAGCGGAACTTGCTAAAGCGATGCTCTCGATTCCTGCAACGAAAGGATTTGAAATTGGTTCGGGATTTGCTTCGGCGAAAATGAAAGGCAGCGAACACAACGATGAATATTATGTTGATAAAAAAGGGCGAGTGCGAACACGAACAAATTATTCCGGCGGCATTCAAGGAGGGATTTCCGATGGCGAAGATATCGTGTTTCGTGTTGCGATTAAACCGGCATCATCAATTTTGAAAGAACAGAAAACAATTTCCGTTGATAAAAAATCGGCGACGATAAAAACCGAAGGACGACATGACCCGTGTTTATGTACGCGCGCAGTTCCTGTGATTGAATCAATGGCGGCGCTTGTGATAACAGACCATTTGATGCGACTTCAAATGTTGAAAGATGAAAATGCGTTGAGTGATGTTCGTCGTTCAATTGATTTGATTGACGATAATATTTTGATTCTTCTTGCACAACGACAATCGCTTGTTGCAGAAGTTGCGAAAATAAAAAACTATCAAAAGAAATTTATTGTGGATGTAAAACGCGAAGCAGAAATCAAGAAGCGATTATTTCATTACGCGGGAAGTGCGGGACTCGATACAGAATTTGTCGAAGAAATTTTTCATTCAATAATAAAAAATTCACGAGCAATACAAGAAAGGTTTGTGAAGAAATGAAAAAGAAGTCAGTAGTTAGTAGTCAGAAGAAAGTAGTTGGGTTAATTGGCTTTGGGCGTTTTGGAAAATTTCTTGCCCGGCATTTGTCGGAGAAATTTTCTTTGGTTGTTTTTGATTCTTCGTTGAAGCCAAATTCAAAAAAAGAGAAGAATATTTTTTTCGGTTCGATAGAAGAAGTTACTACGCAGAAAATAGTTATACTTGCTGTTCCAATAAATCAAATAAAAAATGTTTTGAAGAAAATTTCTCCGTTAGTTCAAAATGATGCGTTGTTGATTGATGTTTGCTCGGTAAAAGAAAAACCTATTGCGTGGATGAAAAAACTTCTTCCGAAAACGGTTTCAATTCTCGGAACGCATCCTATGTTTGGTCCCGATAGCGCAGCAAACGGAATACAAGGAAAAACGATTGTGCTTTGTCCGGGAAGAATTGCAAAAACAAAACTTCTCGGAATTCAACAAGGATTGAAAAAAGTTGGATTGAATGTAATCGTTACAACGCAAACGGAACACGATAAACAGGTTGCATACACGCAAGCATTAGTT
Above is a window of Ignavibacteria bacterium DNA encoding:
- a CDS encoding prephenate dehydrogenase codes for the protein MKKKSVVSSQKKVVGLIGFGRFGKFLARHLSEKFSLVVFDSSLKPNSKKEKNIFFGSIEEVTTQKIVILAVPINQIKNVLKKISPLVQNDALLIDVCSVKEKPIAWMKKLLPKTVSILGTHPMFGPDSAANGIQGKTIVLCPGRIAKTKLLGIQQGLKKVGLNVIVTTQTEHDKQVAYTQALVHFFARSWNAMKLPSPKITTESFLKLNQISQTLMNDSEELFKDMFHYNRFSNDVRKKIWTAFSSSEKNFV